In Acinetobacter sp. TGL-Y2, a genomic segment contains:
- a CDS encoding MacA family efflux pump subunit, which translates to MQKIKPMKLIIAAVVVAVALAAWYFFKPKDEKPQYITAEVSRGDIENSVLATGILEATKMVSVGAQVSGQVKKMYVKLGDQVKQGQLIAQIDSVRQENDLKTAEASIKNQQAQLTVKQANLAKVEAEYKRQQAMYAQDATSRAELESALASYKTAQADIVAINAQIEQSRLSLATTKEDLGYTQIVAPMDGTIVAIVTEEGQTVNANQSAPTIVKLAKLDTMTVKAEISEADVMRVQEGQTVYFTTLGNNDKKHYATLRQVEPAPNSINTETNNSSTSSSTAVYYNALFDVPNEDGQLRIDMTAQVYIVLAEAKNALTIPSAAVQTSNRPQRGRGQNSTEGSNAERTERPARAERNAEQSAERAVGERPKRLELNDQEKQLVAQGKASVSMVRVLQADGSAKATPVLIGLNNRATAQVIRGLKEGDQVVIADGSDTSNDAAKRSARGGSAGPMRM; encoded by the coding sequence ATGCAAAAAATAAAACCAATGAAATTGATTATTGCAGCCGTCGTCGTTGCTGTGGCTCTTGCTGCTTGGTATTTCTTCAAACCTAAAGATGAAAAACCGCAGTACATTACTGCAGAGGTCAGTCGTGGGGATATTGAAAACTCTGTGCTGGCAACGGGTATCCTTGAAGCCACCAAAATGGTGAGCGTCGGTGCGCAGGTATCGGGTCAAGTCAAAAAGATGTATGTGAAATTGGGTGACCAAGTCAAACAAGGTCAATTGATTGCTCAGATTGATTCGGTTCGTCAAGAAAATGACTTAAAAACAGCAGAAGCCAGCATTAAAAATCAACAAGCGCAGTTAACTGTAAAACAAGCCAATTTGGCGAAAGTGGAAGCAGAATACAAACGTCAACAAGCGATGTATGCACAAGATGCAACCTCTCGTGCAGAACTCGAGTCTGCTCTGGCAAGCTATAAAACTGCGCAAGCTGATATTGTGGCCATTAACGCGCAGATCGAGCAATCGCGTTTAAGTTTAGCGACCACCAAAGAAGACTTGGGCTACACCCAAATTGTGGCACCTATGGATGGTACAATCGTTGCGATTGTGACTGAAGAAGGTCAAACCGTAAACGCCAACCAAAGCGCACCGACCATTGTAAAATTGGCGAAGCTTGACACCATGACCGTAAAAGCTGAAATCTCTGAAGCCGACGTGATGCGTGTGCAAGAAGGCCAAACGGTTTATTTCACTACACTGGGTAACAATGACAAAAAACACTATGCCACTTTGCGTCAAGTTGAACCTGCACCGAATTCAATCAATACTGAAACCAACAACAGCTCAACCTCATCAAGTACTGCCGTATATTACAACGCGTTATTTGATGTGCCAAATGAAGATGGTCAGTTACGTATTGATATGACTGCTCAGGTTTATATTGTGTTGGCAGAAGCTAAAAATGCTTTGACCATTCCATCAGCGGCAGTACAGACATCAAATCGCCCACAACGTGGACGCGGTCAAAATTCCACAGAAGGTTCAAATGCAGAACGTACCGAACGCCCAGCTCGCGCTGAACGTAATGCTGAGCAAAGCGCTGAACGTGCTGTGGGGGAACGTCCAAAACGTCTAGAATTGAATGATCAGGAAAAACAGTTGGTTGCACAAGGTAAAGCGTCTGTATCTATGGTTCGCGTTTTACAAGCAGATGGATCAGCAAAAGCAACGCCTGTCTTAATTGGTTTAAACAACCGCGCAACAGCACAAGTGATTCGTGGTTTGAAAGAAGGCGATCAAGTGGTGATTGCAGATGGTTCTGATACCTCAAATGATGCCGCTAAACGTAGTGCTCGCGGTGGTAGCGCTGGTCCAATGAGAATGTAA
- the lptE gene encoding LPS assembly lipoprotein LptE, which produces MHLGKRLAAVVLTLGLSAGFVGCGFHLKGTNPTATPLVYTKLQLILPANTSELEKKLSVYLTATGVQLSNANDTYVLRVLDYKPVRHELNGSLIEVLLRLSVTFQIEDRQGNPITEPRTLTASRSYQYDVATVNTDDQQNKYLSQILIDDIAQQMSRQIAANRLPKAQVNVQLPVQQNFQPAQSENP; this is translated from the coding sequence ATGCATTTGGGCAAACGTTTAGCAGCTGTTGTTTTAACTTTGGGCTTAAGTGCGGGCTTTGTCGGCTGTGGCTTCCATTTAAAAGGAACCAATCCAACAGCTACACCCTTGGTCTATACCAAATTACAACTCATTTTGCCTGCCAACACCTCAGAGCTTGAAAAGAAACTCAGCGTGTATTTAACCGCAACAGGTGTTCAATTGAGCAATGCCAATGATACCTATGTACTGCGTGTTTTAGACTACAAGCCTGTACGTCATGAGTTGAACGGCAGTTTGATTGAAGTGTTATTACGTTTGTCTGTAACCTTCCAAATTGAAGACCGCCAAGGCAACCCTATTACCGAGCCACGTACTTTAACCGCTTCACGCAGTTACCAATACGACGTTGCAACGGTCAACACAGATGATCAACAAAATAAATATTTAAGCCAGATTTTAATTGATGACATTGCACAGCAAATGTCACGTCAAATTGCAGCCAACCGTCTACCAAAAGCTCAGGTGAATGTTCAACTGCCCGTACAGCAAAATTTTCAACCTGCTCAATCTGAAAACCCATAA
- the ilvN gene encoding acetolactate synthase small subunit: MRHIISVLMENEAGALSRFVGLFSQRGYNIETLNVAPTEDPTMSRLTLTTYGDDHKIEQITKQLNKLVEVVKVVDLSEGAHIERELMLVKVKALGAARDEIKRTADIFRGQVVDVTPTTYTIQVAGTTEKIDGFIDALAENTILEVVRSGVSGIARGEKVLTL, translated from the coding sequence ATGAGACATATAATTTCAGTTCTCATGGAGAACGAAGCAGGTGCGCTGTCACGTTTTGTCGGGTTATTTTCTCAACGTGGCTACAACATCGAAACGTTGAACGTTGCACCCACCGAAGACCCAACGATGTCGCGTTTGACTTTAACCACTTATGGTGATGACCATAAAATTGAACAAATCACCAAGCAACTCAATAAATTGGTTGAAGTGGTGAAAGTGGTTGATTTGTCAGAAGGTGCGCACATTGAACGTGAACTGATGCTGGTTAAAGTCAAAGCATTGGGTGCTGCACGTGATGAAATTAAACGCACTGCGGATATTTTCCGTGGACAAGTGGTTGATGTAACACCAACGACCTATACCATTCAGGTAGCGGGAACGACTGAAAAAATTGATGGTTTTATTGATGCTCTGGCAGAGAACACCATTTTAGAAGTTGTGCGTTCTGGTGTTTCAGGCATCGCACGTGGTGAAAAAGTTTTAACACTTTAA
- a CDS encoding acetolactate synthase 3 large subunit, translated as MELLSGGEMLVRALADEGVEHVFGYPGGAVLHIYDALFQQERINHYLVRHEQAAGHMADAYSRVTGKTGVVLVTSGPGATNTVTPIATAYMDSIPMVILSGQVASHLIGEDAFQETDMVGVSRPIVKHSFQVRHASEIPTIIKKAFYIASSGRPGPVVVDIPKDVTNPIDKFAYEYPEKIKMRSYQPPHRGHTGQIRKAIDELINAKRPIIYSGGGVVQGNASALLTELAHLLNYPVTNTLMGLGAFPGNDPQFVGMLGMHGTYEANMTMHNADLILCVGARFDDRVTNNPAKFCPNAKVIHIDIDPATISKTIMAHIPIVGAVEPVLQEMLAQLKQLNVSKPNPDVISDWWAQINEWRKVHGLRYEAGVDGVIKPQQVVQALDKITHSQAIITSDVGQHQMFGALYYTYTRPRQWINSGGLGTMGVGLPYAMAAKLAFPDQQVVCITGEASIQMCIQELSTCKQYGLNVKILCLNNRALGMVKQWQDMNYEGRHSSSYVESLPDFGKLMEAYGHVGIQIDHSDELESKLAEAMAINDKCVFINVMVDRAEHVYPMLIAGQSLQDMWLAKGERTS; from the coding sequence TTGGAACTTTTATCTGGTGGTGAAATGCTGGTTCGTGCATTAGCGGACGAAGGCGTTGAACATGTTTTTGGGTATCCAGGCGGCGCAGTTTTACATATTTATGATGCGCTTTTTCAACAAGAAAGAATTAATCATTACCTCGTGCGTCATGAGCAAGCTGCCGGTCATATGGCAGATGCATACTCACGCGTAACAGGTAAAACAGGTGTGGTTCTTGTCACATCTGGTCCAGGGGCAACCAATACCGTAACGCCAATTGCAACGGCTTATATGGACTCAATCCCCATGGTGATTTTGTCTGGGCAAGTTGCATCGCATTTAATTGGCGAAGATGCATTCCAAGAAACGGATATGGTGGGTGTTTCTCGTCCAATCGTAAAACACAGTTTCCAAGTTCGTCATGCAAGCGAAATTCCAACCATTATTAAAAAAGCATTTTATATTGCATCTTCAGGTCGTCCGGGTCCTGTGGTGGTTGATATTCCTAAAGATGTGACCAATCCAATTGATAAATTTGCTTACGAATATCCAGAAAAAATAAAGATGCGTTCGTATCAACCACCGCATCGTGGTCATACGGGTCAAATTCGCAAAGCAATTGATGAGCTGATCAACGCCAAACGTCCGATTATTTATTCGGGTGGTGGGGTGGTTCAAGGCAATGCCTCTGCTTTACTGACTGAACTTGCGCACTTACTGAATTACCCTGTGACCAATACCCTGATGGGTTTGGGTGCATTCCCGGGGAATGATCCGCAATTTGTGGGTATGCTGGGTATGCATGGCACATATGAAGCCAACATGACCATGCACAATGCAGATTTGATTTTGTGTGTGGGCGCGCGCTTTGATGACCGTGTGACCAATAACCCTGCAAAATTCTGTCCAAACGCAAAAGTGATTCATATTGATATCGACCCAGCGACGATTTCAAAAACTATTATGGCGCACATTCCAATTGTGGGTGCAGTTGAACCTGTGCTACAAGAAATGCTCGCGCAGTTAAAACAATTAAATGTATCTAAGCCGAATCCTGATGTAATCAGTGATTGGTGGGCGCAAATTAATGAATGGCGCAAAGTGCATGGTTTACGCTATGAGGCAGGCGTTGATGGGGTAATAAAGCCACAACAAGTGGTTCAAGCATTAGACAAAATTACCCATAGCCAAGCCATTATTACTTCTGACGTGGGTCAACATCAGATGTTTGGTGCGCTTTATTATACCTATACACGTCCTCGTCAATGGATTAACTCAGGCGGTTTGGGCACGATGGGTGTAGGTTTGCCGTATGCCATGGCTGCGAAGCTTGCATTTCCAGATCAACAAGTGGTGTGTATTACGGGTGAAGCATCGATTCAGATGTGTATCCAAGAACTTTCGACCTGTAAGCAGTATGGCTTAAATGTCAAAATTTTATGCTTGAACAACCGTGCTTTGGGTATGGTTAAACAGTGGCAAGACATGAATTATGAAGGTCGTCACTCTAGCTCTTATGTTGAGTCATTGCCTGATTTTGGCAAGCTTATGGAAGCGTACGGTCATGTGGGTATTCAAATTGACCATTCCGATGAGTTAGAAAGCAAACTTGCTGAAGCAATGGCGATTAACGACAAATGCGTATTTATTAACGTGATGGTAGATCGTGCTGAGCATGTGTATCCAATGCTCATTGCAGGTCAGTCTTTACAAGATATGTGGTTAGCAAAAGGGGAGCGCACTTCATGA
- the ilvC gene encoding ketol-acid reductoisomerase: MQIFYDKDTDLSIIQSKKVAIIGYGSQGHAHALNLQDSGVDVTVGLRAGSTSWKKAENSGLKVAEVPAAVAQADVVMILTPDEFQSQLYRDVIEPNIKQGATLAFAHGFSILYNQVVPRADLDVIMIAPKAPGHTVRSEYQRGSGVPDLIAIHQDASGNARNLALSYASGVGGGRTGIIETSFREETETDLFGEQAVLCGGAVELVKMGFETLVEAGYAPEMAYFECLHELKLIVDLMFEGGIADMNYSVSNNAEYGEYVTGTEVINEQSREAMRNALKRIQSGEYAKMFIQEGALNYPSMTARRRQNAEHGIEVTGNKLRGMMPWIQANKIVDKEKN; encoded by the coding sequence ATGCAAATTTTTTACGATAAAGACACTGACTTATCTATCATCCAATCTAAGAAAGTAGCGATCATTGGTTACGGTTCACAAGGTCACGCGCATGCGCTTAACCTTCAAGATTCTGGCGTTGACGTAACTGTTGGTTTACGTGCGGGTTCTACTTCTTGGAAAAAAGCTGAAAACTCAGGTCTTAAAGTTGCTGAAGTTCCTGCTGCTGTAGCGCAAGCTGACGTCGTGATGATCTTGACGCCAGATGAATTCCAATCTCAACTTTACCGTGACGTGATTGAGCCAAACATCAAGCAAGGTGCAACGCTTGCATTTGCGCATGGTTTCTCAATCCTTTATAACCAAGTTGTGCCGCGTGCTGACCTTGACGTCATCATGATTGCGCCTAAAGCACCAGGTCACACAGTACGTTCTGAATACCAACGTGGTTCAGGTGTACCTGACTTAATCGCAATTCATCAAGATGCTTCTGGTAATGCGCGTAACCTTGCACTTTCTTATGCTTCAGGCGTAGGTGGTGGTCGTACCGGTATTATCGAAACCTCTTTCCGTGAAGAAACTGAAACTGATTTGTTCGGTGAGCAAGCCGTTCTTTGTGGTGGTGCGGTTGAACTTGTGAAAATGGGCTTCGAAACTTTGGTTGAAGCGGGTTATGCACCAGAAATGGCGTATTTTGAATGTCTACACGAGCTTAAATTGATCGTTGACTTAATGTTCGAAGGCGGTATTGCGGACATGAACTATTCAGTATCGAATAACGCTGAATACGGCGAATATGTAACGGGTACTGAAGTCATCAACGAACAGTCTCGTGAAGCGATGCGTAATGCGCTTAAACGTATCCAATCTGGTGAATATGCAAAAATGTTCATCCAAGAAGGTGCGCTGAACTACCCATCTATGACTGCGCGTCGTCGTCAAAATGCAGAGCATGGTATTGAAGTAACAGGTAACAAGTTACGCGGTATGATGCCTTGGATTCAAGCAAACAAAATCGTTGATAAAGAGAAAAACTAA
- a CDS encoding MacB family efflux pump subunit, giving the protein MTQHQQPLLEVKNLIREFPAGESTVQILKGVNLEIYPGELVAIVGQSGSGKSTLMNILGCLDKPTHGSYKVKGRETLELEPDELAKLRREYFGFIFQRYHLLGDLNAAGNVEVPSIYAGADASERQQRAKDILTDLGLGDKTQNRPSQLSGGQQQRVSIARALMNGGDVILADEPTGALDKNSGIEVMRILRELNAKGHTIILVTHDHNVAKNATRIIEISDGNIISDEPNIPETDDAPLEKHALVRTEQKKISSWRSAFDRLGEAFRMALLAMNAHRMRTFLTMLGIIIGIASVVSVVALGNGSQKQILENISSLGTNTITVYQGRGFGDNSRSSQSKTLIPADADALSEQPYVDGVSPSVNSSVTGRFKDIEASTTVNGVSEDFFYVKGLTFQSGQPFDRHSVTQQAQDVVIDDNTKNTFFADGSNPVGQVILLGSVPSRIIGVIDAQKSMMGNSDSLNVYLPYSTVMSRMLGQSNVRSIIVRVKDEYPSAAAENAILNLLVQRHGAQDVFTQNSDSIRETIQQTTQTMTLLVSAIAVISLVVGGIGVMNIMLVSVTERTQEIGVRMAVGARQSDILQQFLIEAVLVCILGGILGVLLSLGIGQLITHFAGGTFQMAYSTTSIVAAFICSSLIGIVFGFIPARNAARLNPVDALSRE; this is encoded by the coding sequence ATGACTCAACATCAGCAGCCTCTGCTTGAGGTCAAGAATTTGATTCGTGAATTCCCTGCGGGCGAATCTACGGTTCAAATTCTAAAAGGCGTAAATTTAGAAATTTACCCCGGAGAGTTGGTTGCCATTGTGGGTCAATCAGGCTCTGGTAAATCAACACTCATGAATATCTTGGGTTGTCTCGATAAACCAACCCACGGTAGTTACAAAGTCAAAGGTCGTGAAACACTCGAACTTGAGCCCGATGAACTGGCAAAGTTACGCCGTGAGTATTTTGGTTTTATTTTCCAGCGTTATCATCTGCTGGGTGACTTAAATGCCGCTGGCAACGTTGAAGTACCTTCGATTTATGCCGGTGCAGATGCGTCTGAACGTCAACAGCGTGCCAAAGATATCCTGACCGATTTAGGTTTGGGTGATAAAACCCAAAACCGTCCCAGTCAGTTATCGGGGGGGCAGCAGCAACGTGTCTCTATTGCCCGTGCTTTGATGAATGGCGGTGACGTGATTCTGGCCGATGAACCGACAGGTGCATTGGATAAGAACAGCGGTATAGAAGTGATGCGTATTTTGCGTGAACTCAATGCCAAGGGTCATACCATTATTTTGGTGACCCATGACCATAACGTCGCTAAAAATGCCACGCGTATTATTGAAATTTCTGACGGTAATATCATTTCAGATGAACCGAATATTCCCGAAACAGATGATGCGCCACTTGAAAAACACGCACTGGTGCGAACCGAGCAAAAGAAAATCTCATCTTGGCGTTCGGCATTTGATCGCTTAGGTGAAGCTTTCCGTATGGCACTCCTTGCCATGAATGCGCATCGGATGCGGACCTTCTTGACTATGCTCGGGATTATTATTGGTATCGCCTCGGTGGTGTCTGTCGTTGCACTGGGCAATGGTTCACAGAAACAAATTTTAGAAAATATCAGCAGTCTGGGAACGAACACCATTACCGTGTATCAAGGTCGTGGTTTTGGTGATAATTCACGATCCTCTCAAAGTAAAACTCTAATTCCTGCCGATGCAGACGCATTGTCTGAACAACCCTATGTCGATGGTGTCAGTCCTTCGGTCAACAGCAGTGTCACGGGTCGCTTTAAAGACATTGAAGCCTCGACTACTGTTAACGGTGTGAGCGAAGACTTCTTCTATGTCAAAGGTTTAACCTTTCAATCAGGTCAACCCTTTGATAGGCATAGCGTAACGCAGCAAGCACAAGATGTGGTGATTGACGACAACACCAAGAACACCTTTTTTGCCGATGGCAGTAATCCTGTTGGTCAAGTGATTCTACTCGGTAGCGTACCAAGCCGTATTATTGGGGTGATTGATGCGCAAAAGAGCATGATGGGTAATTCTGATAGTTTAAACGTGTATCTGCCCTACTCGACTGTCATGAGCCGTATGCTCGGTCAATCGAATGTGCGTAGCATTATTGTCCGTGTCAAAGATGAATACCCGAGTGCTGCTGCTGAAAATGCCATTTTGAATTTATTGGTTCAGCGTCATGGCGCACAGGATGTATTTACCCAGAACTCAGACAGTATTCGTGAAACCATTCAACAAACCACCCAGACAATGACGCTATTGGTCTCTGCAATTGCAGTGATTTCACTGGTGGTCGGTGGTATTGGGGTGATGAACATTATGTTGGTGTCTGTGACAGAACGTACGCAAGAAATTGGGGTACGCATGGCGGTAGGTGCCCGTCAAAGTGACATTTTGCAACAGTTTTTGATTGAAGCGGTACTGGTGTGTATTTTGGGCGGTATTTTAGGGGTGCTGTTATCTCTAGGTATTGGTCAGCTGATTACGCATTTTGCAGGTGGAACATTCCAAATGGCGTATTCAACTACCTCGATTGTGGCTGCATTTATTTGCTCTAGCCTGATTGGAATTGTATTTGGGTTTATTCCTGCACGTAATGCTGCACGCTTGAACCCAGTCGACGCCCTGTCTAGAGAATAA
- the holA gene encoding DNA polymerase III subunit delta — protein MKIDYLQALKRLDQARGAWILHGQEPLLEQNLLDAFRKNWATHQIERERYDINSVSDWKNVFHALNSLSLFSQNLAIEVHGNIKPDASTLKLLKHYIQHNEHNLLLIIMPKQDSGSLKSAFFQVVEANGVVVALTANYAQDRQRILAVEAEKLGIQLNQDAWQWLEAHHEHNLLAAKNSLMRVADTFPELSQIQIEQLHECLQDQSRYTTFDLSDAMISGNLAQSIKTFQYLIESGEPYSLILWTLSKEMRLLMQLFEQPHNALQLGIWKNKVSTYQQALRRLNPQQFLSWPALLLRIDAAIKGKSQENPAHLIQQCIAELCGKTLFPA, from the coding sequence ATGAAAATAGATTATCTCCAAGCGCTGAAACGCTTAGATCAAGCCCGTGGCGCATGGATCTTACATGGTCAAGAGCCATTGCTTGAGCAAAATTTGCTGGATGCTTTTCGTAAAAACTGGGCCACACATCAAATTGAGCGTGAACGCTATGACATTAACAGCGTCAGTGATTGGAAAAATGTGTTTCATGCACTTAACAGCTTGTCGCTGTTTTCACAAAATTTAGCCATTGAAGTGCATGGCAATATCAAACCCGATGCCAGCACACTCAAACTGCTTAAACACTATATTCAGCATAATGAACACAATTTGCTGTTGATCATTATGCCGAAGCAAGACAGCGGTAGTTTAAAGTCGGCTTTTTTTCAAGTGGTCGAAGCCAATGGCGTGGTGGTTGCCCTCACAGCAAACTACGCCCAAGACCGTCAAAGAATCTTGGCAGTAGAAGCTGAAAAACTGGGGATTCAGCTGAATCAAGATGCATGGCAATGGCTTGAAGCCCATCATGAGCATAACTTACTGGCCGCGAAAAATAGCCTGATGCGTGTGGCAGACACCTTTCCTGAGCTATCTCAGATTCAGATTGAACAGTTGCACGAATGTTTGCAGGATCAATCTCGCTATACGACTTTTGACTTAAGTGATGCCATGATTTCAGGTAATCTTGCGCAGTCGATTAAAACCTTTCAATATCTGATTGAATCTGGCGAACCCTATAGCCTGATTTTGTGGACCTTGAGTAAAGAGATGCGTTTATTGATGCAACTTTTTGAGCAGCCGCACAATGCATTACAGCTGGGCATTTGGAAAAACAAAGTCAGTACGTATCAACAAGCCTTGAGACGTTTAAACCCGCAGCAATTCTTAAGCTGGCCCGCGCTTTTACTCCGAATTGATGCCGCAATTAAAGGCAAAAGCCAAGAAAATCCAGCACATTTGATTCAGCAATGCATTGCCGAACTCTGTGGCAAAACCTTATTTCCCGCGTAA
- the leuS gene encoding leucine--tRNA ligase encodes MTNHIDPEYLASAIEPQVQQDWESRKTFKVADTVEGPRRYILSMFPYPSGKLHMGHVRNYTIGDVISRFHRLKGETVMQPMGWDAFGLPAENAAIAHQVAPAKWTFENIDYMRNQLKKLGLAVDWDREFATCTPEYYRWEQWLFVQLYKKGLIYRKLSTVNWDPVDQTVLANEQVENGRGWRSGALVEKRDIPMYYFRITDYAQELLDDLDTLKDGWPQQVLTMQRNWIGRSQGMDITFPSANPDLYEDSLTVFTTRADTLMGVTYVAVAAEHPMALKAAENNAELAAFIEECRMGSVAEADLATAEKKGMATGLSVKHPVTGEDVPVWIANYVLMSYGSGAVMAVPAHDERDFEFANKYGLSIQQVIDAKGAEDSDFDATTWQEWYGSKDGKLVNSGEFDGLDLQGAYDAFLAKLEPTELAHSKVQFRLRDWGVSRQRYWGCPIPMINCDKCGQVPVPEDQLPVVLPTDVVPDGSGNPLNKMPEFYETTCPCCGGYARRETDTLDTFVESSWYYARYASPDFTGGMVDPAAGQTWLPVNQYIGGVEHAILHLLYARFFHKLMRDEGVVQGNEPFTNLLTQGMVLADTYYREAESGKKTWFNPADIDLERDEKGRILSAKYQGDNQEVVVGGQEKMSKSKNNGIDPQSIIDQYGADTARVFMMFAAPPDQSLEWSDAGVEGANRFLKRVWRLATGFLEKANNASNIDKAALSTAAQDLRRKTHETIQKVGDDIERRHAFNTAIAAMMELLNANNKFEANDDNDVAVARESITTLLTLLAPFAPHLSQTLLAEFGIELENVLFPAVDESALTRNTQTIVVQVNGKLRGKLDVAVDISKDEILALAKALPEIQQFLTGPTKKEIVVPNKLVNLVV; translated from the coding sequence ATGACTAATCACATTGACCCTGAATATTTAGCGAGTGCGATTGAGCCTCAAGTCCAACAAGATTGGGAATCTCGCAAAACCTTTAAAGTTGCCGACACTGTAGAAGGTCCGCGTCGCTATATCCTCTCTATGTTCCCTTACCCAAGTGGCAAGCTGCATATGGGTCATGTGCGTAACTATACGATTGGTGACGTCATCAGCCGTTTTCACCGTCTAAAAGGCGAAACCGTCATGCAACCGATGGGTTGGGATGCGTTTGGCTTACCTGCGGAAAACGCTGCCATTGCACATCAAGTTGCTCCGGCAAAGTGGACTTTTGAAAATATTGATTACATGCGTAATCAGCTGAAAAAATTAGGTTTAGCGGTGGATTGGGATCGCGAATTTGCGACCTGCACCCCAGAATACTACCGCTGGGAACAATGGTTATTTGTTCAGCTTTATAAAAAAGGCTTGATCTATCGTAAACTTTCAACCGTGAACTGGGATCCAGTCGATCAAACCGTTTTGGCAAATGAACAAGTTGAAAATGGTCGTGGCTGGCGCTCTGGTGCACTGGTTGAAAAACGCGATATTCCCATGTATTACTTCCGCATCACAGATTATGCGCAAGAATTACTGGACGATTTAGACACGCTCAAAGACGGTTGGCCACAACAAGTGCTGACCATGCAGCGCAACTGGATTGGTCGCTCACAAGGGATGGACATCACCTTCCCTTCAGCGAACCCAGACCTGTATGAAGATAGCTTAACTGTATTTACCACTCGTGCTGACACGTTAATGGGTGTGACTTATGTTGCGGTTGCAGCAGAACATCCAATGGCGCTTAAAGCAGCCGAGAATAACGCTGAACTTGCTGCCTTCATTGAAGAATGCCGTATGGGTTCTGTGGCAGAAGCAGATCTTGCGACTGCTGAGAAAAAAGGCATGGCAACCGGTTTGTCTGTGAAGCATCCTGTCACAGGCGAAGACGTACCTGTTTGGATTGCCAACTACGTCCTCATGTCGTACGGTTCAGGCGCAGTGATGGCGGTTCCTGCTCATGACGAACGTGACTTCGAATTTGCCAACAAATATGGCTTAAGCATTCAGCAAGTGATTGATGCCAAAGGCGCAGAAGATAGCGATTTTGATGCCACCACTTGGCAAGAATGGTATGGCTCTAAAGATGGCAAATTGGTCAATTCAGGTGAATTTGACGGCTTAGATTTACAAGGGGCGTATGATGCTTTCCTTGCAAAACTAGAACCGACTGAACTTGCACATTCTAAAGTTCAATTCCGTCTACGTGACTGGGGTGTATCTCGCCAGCGTTATTGGGGTTGTCCGATTCCAATGATCAACTGTGACAAATGTGGTCAAGTGCCAGTACCTGAAGATCAACTTCCTGTGGTACTGCCTACGGATGTGGTACCAGATGGTTCAGGTAATCCACTGAATAAAATGCCTGAATTCTATGAAACCACATGCCCTTGCTGTGGTGGATATGCACGTCGTGAAACCGATACATTGGATACCTTTGTAGAATCTTCTTGGTATTACGCACGTTATGCATCACCTGATTTTACGGGTGGTATGGTTGATCCTGCTGCGGGTCAAACGTGGTTGCCTGTAAACCAATATATCGGTGGTGTTGAACATGCAATTCTGCACTTACTCTATGCACGCTTCTTCCATAAACTCATGCGTGATGAAGGGGTGGTACAAGGCAACGAGCCATTCACCAATTTGCTGACTCAAGGTATGGTGCTTGCAGATACCTACTACCGTGAAGCAGAATCAGGTAAGAAAACATGGTTTAACCCTGCGGATATTGATCTTGAGCGTGATGAAAAAGGTCGTATTCTGTCTGCCAAATACCAAGGCGACAATCAAGAGGTTGTCGTTGGCGGTCAAGAAAAAATGTCGAAATCGAAAAATAATGGTATCGATCCGCAATCGATTATTGACCAGTACGGCGCAGACACTGCACGTGTATTCATGATGTTCGCAGCACCACCAGATCAATCGCTTGAATGGTCAGATGCAGGCGTTGAAGGCGCAAACCGTTTCTTGAAACGTGTATGGCGTTTGGCGACAGGCTTCCTTGAAAAAGCTAACAATGCCTCAAATATCGACAAAGCTGCACTTTCAACTGCTGCACAAGATTTACGTCGTAAAACGCACGAAACCATCCAGAAAGTAGGTGATGACATCGAACGTCGTCATGCATTTAACACTGCGATTGCAGCGATGATGGAACTTCTCAACGCGAACAATAAATTTGAAGCAAACGATGACAATGACGTGGCTGTTGCGCGTGAGTCAATCACCACGCTTTTAACTTTACTTGCCCCATTTGCACCGCATTTAAGCCAAACATTATTGGCTGAATTTGGTATTGAGTTAGAAAATGTATTGTTCCCTGCGGTGGATGAGTCTGCATTAACACGCAATACGCAAACCATTGTGGTTCAGGTGAATGGCAAACTTCGTGGCAAATTAGACGTTGCAGTTGATATCTCGAAAGATGAGATTCTAGCACTTGCGAAAGCATTACCTGAAATTCAGCAGTTCTTGACGGGTCCGACCAAGAAAGAGATTGTGGTGCCGAATAAGTTAGTGAATTTGGTGGTTTAG